A single region of the Oleispira antarctica RB-8 genome encodes:
- a CDS encoding 23S rRNA methyltransferase has product MSHFNVTLGLSNPKSPTNVGAVLRAAGCFQADSILYTGVRYDRAAAFCTDTQSQSKNIPLTGVSCLLESAPRDAKIVVIELAENAESLASFVHPDNAFYIFGPEDGTVKQKVVNNADSVVYIPTHGCLNLAATVNIVLYDRLAKSHQPKEGNELIRQSRDMNNRLKVK; this is encoded by the coding sequence ATGAGCCACTTTAACGTTACTCTAGGCCTTAGCAACCCTAAAAGCCCAACCAATGTCGGCGCTGTTTTAAGGGCTGCGGGCTGCTTTCAGGCTGATAGTATTCTATATACTGGCGTGCGCTATGACCGTGCAGCTGCGTTCTGTACGGATACGCAAAGCCAGAGCAAAAACATTCCGCTCACCGGCGTAAGCTGTTTATTAGAAAGTGCCCCAAGAGATGCAAAGATTGTGGTAATAGAACTGGCGGAAAATGCTGAGTCGTTAGCCAGTTTTGTACATCCTGACAATGCGTTTTATATTTTTGGTCCTGAAGATGGCACCGTAAAACAGAAGGTTGTGAATAATGCGGACAGCGTGGTTTATATTCCCACTCACGGCTGCTTAAATCTTGCGGCCACGGTCAATATCGTTTTGTACGACCGTCTTGCCAAATCCCACCAGCCTAAAGAAGGCAACGAGCTGATTCGCCAAAGCCGCGATATGAATAATCGCCTCAAGGTTAAGTAA
- a CDS encoding Metallophosphoesterase — protein MELLLYSLDNEGPIRFIQITDTHLVEAADGHLLGLETQNSLEHVLSSVQSENDQFDFFVVSGDISQDGSLSSYQRLHESLAPFNVPSFWFPGNHDEMSNMKVVCQDTEHLVNIIRTPHWQLVLLNSQVEGAVFGNLGDDQFELLERALTERPDLHTLISLHHHPIPMESNWMDKIGVKNGDKLMAMARKYPKVKCILWGHVHQDSDRMVDGIRMLSTPSTCVQFMPKSKDFNIDMIAPGYRRLQLNPDGSIETEMSRVEGIEFEVDLSVKGY, from the coding sequence ATGGAGCTCCTATTGTATTCGCTAGATAACGAAGGACCAATTCGATTTATTCAGATTACAGATACGCACCTAGTAGAGGCCGCGGACGGACATTTGTTGGGTTTAGAAACCCAGAATAGCCTTGAGCATGTGTTGAGCAGTGTTCAATCTGAAAATGATCAATTTGATTTTTTCGTTGTCTCGGGAGATATATCCCAAGATGGCTCACTTTCTTCCTATCAGCGACTGCACGAATCATTAGCGCCTTTCAACGTTCCTTCATTTTGGTTTCCTGGAAATCACGATGAAATGTCGAACATGAAGGTGGTATGCCAAGATACCGAGCATCTCGTCAATATCATTCGCACACCCCATTGGCAGCTTGTATTGTTAAACTCTCAAGTTGAAGGCGCTGTCTTTGGTAACCTTGGTGATGATCAGTTCGAGCTTTTGGAACGCGCTTTAACAGAACGCCCAGATTTACATACCTTGATTAGTTTGCATCATCACCCTATTCCAATGGAAAGTAATTGGATGGATAAAATAGGGGTGAAAAATGGCGACAAGCTTATGGCGATGGCTCGTAAATATCCCAAGGTGAAATGCATACTGTGGGGGCATGTCCATCAGGACAGCGATCGCATGGTTGATGGTATTCGTATGTTATCCACACCTTCTACATGTGTGCAGTTTATGCCGAAATCGAAAGACTTTAATATTGATATGATCGCGCCTGGCTATCGTCGCCTACAATTGAACCCTGATGGTAGTATTGAAACTGAGATGTCGCGAGTTGAGGGCATTGAGTTTGAAGTTGATTTATCCGTTAAAGGTTATTAA
- the nudF gene encoding ADP-ribose pyrophosphatase: protein MSELTVSFSQDDCKIITKESLYSGFFKVDRFEIQHRLFAGGSSDAFSRELFERGEAAAVLLYDPINEVVVLTEQFRIGAALDSRQTSPWLLEVVAGIIEEGEQPAEVARREAQEEAGCIIQDLIPISSYWSSPGGTSEKIHLYCALIDSVGMGGIHGLDHEHEDILVRLIPFEQAYNGIAGGEINNAATIIALQWLKLNQSQLR, encoded by the coding sequence ATGTCAGAATTAACCGTAAGCTTTAGTCAGGACGATTGCAAAATTATAACCAAAGAATCTTTATACAGTGGTTTTTTTAAGGTAGATCGTTTTGAAATTCAACATCGTCTGTTTGCGGGTGGAAGTAGTGACGCGTTTAGTCGAGAGTTATTTGAGCGTGGTGAAGCGGCAGCGGTATTGCTTTATGATCCGATTAACGAGGTCGTGGTATTGACGGAGCAATTTCGTATTGGTGCTGCGCTAGATAGCAGACAAACTTCGCCTTGGTTACTTGAAGTGGTGGCAGGGATAATAGAAGAAGGCGAACAGCCCGCTGAGGTTGCGCGTCGTGAAGCGCAAGAAGAAGCAGGCTGTATCATTCAAGATCTTATTCCTATTTCCAGTTATTGGTCATCTCCTGGCGGCACCTCAGAAAAAATCCATTTGTATTGTGCTTTAATTGACAGTGTCGGGATGGGAGGGATACATGGTCTTGATCATGAGCACGAAGATATTTTGGTGCGCCTCATTCCATTTGAGCAAGCTTATAACGGTATTGCGGGTGGTGAAATTAATAATGCGGCGACGATTATTGCATTGCAGTGGCTGAAGTTGAATCAAAGTCAATTACGGTAG